A genomic segment from Streptomyces sp. NBC_01233 encodes:
- a CDS encoding RICIN domain-containing protein, which translates to MNSTMRTSVRSGLVALIAVAGMSAPQAVAEARPATVPTAQTASDLGVMLAPNELWQLRKRGSRYEIANVHSGMCLKVKGGSNDSGAPVVQAECGTASEQLWKSEVTDGGTFIQLRNANSGKCLDISGGTARKGAKIIQWDCNGGLNQKWWDTDNIDGNPGWWISGTTPSGAPTWMCLDMPGASTSSGTQAALWECV; encoded by the coding sequence ATGAATTCCACGATGCGCACGTCCGTCCGCTCGGGTCTGGTCGCCCTGATCGCCGTGGCGGGGATGTCGGCCCCCCAGGCTGTCGCCGAGGCCCGCCCCGCCACCGTTCCCACGGCGCAGACCGCCTCGGACCTGGGGGTCATGCTGGCTCCGAACGAGCTGTGGCAGCTGCGCAAGCGGGGCAGCCGCTACGAGATCGCCAATGTCCACAGCGGCATGTGCCTGAAGGTGAAGGGCGGCTCGAACGACAGCGGCGCTCCGGTGGTCCAGGCCGAATGCGGAACCGCGAGCGAGCAGTTGTGGAAGTCGGAGGTCACCGACGGCGGCACGTTCATTCAGCTGCGCAACGCCAACTCCGGCAAGTGCCTCGACATCTCGGGGGGCACGGCGCGCAAGGGCGCCAAGATCATCCAGTGGGACTGCAACGGCGGCCTGAACCAGAAGTGGTGGGACACGGACAACATCGACGGCAACCCCGGCTGGTGGATCAGCGGAACCACCCCGAGCGGTGCCCCCACCTGGATGTGCCTGGACATGCCCGGCGCCAGCACGTCCTCCGGCACGCAGGCCGCCCTGTGGGAGTGCGTCTAG
- a CDS encoding IS1182 family transposase produces MQGEWDGESVGEDVWETCRELIPAGGVFAFLAEHRGVLFPGSMFADMYPSTNGRPSLPPQVLAVTVVLQSLHGLSDFEVVQELRCDLRWKAACGLGLHDTAFDPSLLTYFRRRLQRSSDPNRLFHKVREVIAATGVLKGKQRRALDSTVLDDAVATQDTVTQLIAAIRRVIREVPHAERTAATWCTAHDYTDPGKPKIAWNDEQARTRLVDALVTDALNLLGRLPEQELGEAAANAVGLLALVAGQDVEPADDSDGRDGRWRIARGTVRDRTVSTVDPEARHIHKNRTRHQEGFRAHVAFEPEAGVFTEVALTAGSGAGNHEAAVARDLLADEDAPVTALGDAAYGTGDLREHLQDLGHDLVLKPPPLKPAVPGGFTADEFTVDTEQGHVTCPAGHTARLGRPLANGARQAQFKKLCATCPLKDRCTRSKTGRVFSVHAQYDLLKAARDQAATDPHWQAEYRRWRPPVERAIAWLVAKGNRRVPYRGVIKNNTWLHNRAAALNLRRLINLGLTRTGGTWTITPATA; encoded by the coding sequence ATGCAGGGGGAATGGGATGGCGAGAGCGTCGGCGAGGACGTGTGGGAGACCTGCCGGGAGTTGATCCCGGCCGGGGGTGTGTTCGCGTTCCTGGCCGAGCACCGCGGGGTGCTGTTCCCCGGGTCGATGTTCGCGGACATGTACCCGTCCACGAACGGGCGGCCGTCGCTGCCGCCGCAGGTCCTGGCCGTGACGGTGGTGCTGCAGAGCCTGCACGGGCTCTCCGACTTCGAGGTCGTTCAGGAACTGCGCTGTGACCTGCGGTGGAAGGCCGCCTGCGGGCTCGGCTTGCACGACACTGCGTTCGATCCGTCCCTTCTGACCTACTTCCGCCGCCGCCTGCAGCGCTCCAGTGACCCGAACCGGCTGTTCCACAAGGTCAGAGAGGTCATCGCGGCCACCGGCGTCCTCAAAGGCAAGCAGCGCCGTGCCCTGGACTCCACCGTGTTGGATGACGCGGTCGCCACCCAGGACACCGTCACCCAGCTCATCGCCGCGATCCGCAGGGTCATCCGCGAGGTCCCCCACGCCGAGCGGACCGCCGCGACCTGGTGCACCGCCCACGACTACACCGACCCCGGCAAGCCGAAGATCGCGTGGAACGACGAGCAGGCCCGCACCCGCCTGGTCGACGCCCTGGTCACCGACGCACTGAACCTGCTGGGCCGCCTGCCCGAGCAGGAACTCGGGGAAGCCGCGGCGAACGCCGTCGGGCTGCTGGCCCTGGTCGCGGGCCAGGACGTGGAGCCCGCCGACGACTCCGACGGCCGCGACGGGCGCTGGCGCATCGCCCGGGGCACCGTCCGCGACCGCACCGTGTCCACGGTCGACCCCGAAGCCCGTCACATCCACAAGAACCGGACCCGCCACCAGGAAGGATTCCGCGCCCACGTGGCCTTCGAGCCCGAGGCGGGAGTGTTCACCGAGGTCGCGCTGACCGCCGGCAGCGGGGCCGGCAACCACGAGGCAGCCGTCGCCCGCGACCTCCTCGCCGACGAGGACGCGCCGGTCACCGCCCTGGGCGATGCCGCCTACGGCACCGGCGACCTGCGCGAACACCTCCAGGACCTGGGCCACGACCTGGTCCTGAAGCCCCCACCGCTCAAACCGGCGGTCCCCGGCGGGTTCACCGCCGATGAGTTCACCGTCGACACCGAACAGGGACACGTCACCTGCCCCGCCGGACACACCGCACGGCTCGGCCGGCCACTGGCCAACGGCGCACGCCAGGCCCAGTTCAAGAAACTGTGCGCCACCTGCCCGCTCAAGGACCGCTGCACCCGCTCCAAGACCGGCCGTGTCTTCAGCGTCCACGCCCAGTACGACCTGCTCAAAGCCGCCCGCGACCAGGCCGCCACCGACCCCCACTGGCAGGCCGAGTACCGCCGATGGCGACCACCGGTCGAGCGTGCCATCGCCTGGCTCGTCGCCAAAGGCAACCGCCGCGTCCCCTACCGAGGCGTCATCAAGAACAACACCTGGCTCCACAACCGCGCCGCCGCCCTCAACCTCCGCCGCCTGATCAACCTCGGACTCACCCGCACAGGCGGCACCTGGACGATCACCCCGGCCACCGCATAA
- a CDS encoding IS1634 family transposase, whose translation MECVVTSVVEKRLGALPVAAEFLRRLDVAGTVDRLCPGRDIAHVTHGQVIEVLVANRLTAPAPLWRVDRWAREWAVEEVFGIEAELLNDDRLGRALDAIAPRLRELTDSIGAQAIGEFGIDVSTFHWDMTSMSLYGAYPADDQDEEYPRIRHGHPKDRRYDLKQIQTGLAVTGDGGIPLLSRVIDGGAAEISQITGTMNALRAMAGPKKFLLIADSKLISYGNVTALIGAGTDFIAPAPASRVDDAVYAALDLETATVVDYTPARDENTPAAARETYRVLEDIHLVTGPRKSDPPLQVRRILVHSTGNAKGQQRAREKRLAKAREDLDKLQHSAGGRYYSTAEKIAARLGVITRTRRVSGCLHTEITTDETGRPALSWHFDQDVLQAEAAVDGWYALLATLTPEQADPGEVLRRHKGQGTVERRYSDFKGPLAVTPVFVQDNKRVAALITVICLALLLFCLIERQVRRALGGDQKMQGLYPGNQRVRPTGRMILYHLSDLRLRVGSATDPPVIAITRGIQLHLLDLLGLEPTHPRWPET comes from the coding sequence ATGGAATGTGTGGTCACCTCCGTGGTGGAGAAGCGTCTGGGCGCTCTGCCTGTCGCTGCCGAGTTTCTGCGCCGGCTTGATGTGGCCGGGACCGTCGACCGGCTGTGCCCGGGCCGCGACATCGCCCATGTGACGCACGGCCAGGTCATCGAGGTGCTGGTGGCCAACCGGCTGACCGCACCCGCACCCCTGTGGCGGGTGGACCGCTGGGCCCGGGAGTGGGCGGTGGAAGAAGTATTCGGAATTGAGGCGGAACTGCTCAACGACGACCGTCTGGGCCGGGCCCTGGACGCCATCGCCCCGCGGCTGAGAGAGCTCACCGACAGCATCGGGGCCCAGGCGATCGGCGAGTTCGGCATCGATGTGTCCACGTTCCACTGGGACATGACATCCATGTCGCTCTACGGCGCCTACCCGGCCGATGACCAGGACGAGGAGTATCCCCGCATCAGACACGGCCATCCCAAGGACCGCCGCTACGACCTCAAGCAGATCCAGACCGGCCTGGCGGTGACCGGCGACGGCGGTATCCCCCTGCTGTCCCGCGTCATCGACGGCGGAGCCGCGGAGATCTCCCAGATCACCGGCACCATGAACGCTCTGCGCGCGATGGCCGGACCGAAGAAGTTCCTGCTGATCGCCGACTCCAAGCTGATCTCATACGGCAACGTCACCGCCCTGATCGGGGCCGGGACCGATTTCATCGCCCCGGCCCCCGCTTCCAGGGTCGACGACGCCGTCTACGCCGCCCTCGACCTCGAGACGGCCACCGTCGTGGACTACACCCCCGCCCGCGACGAGAACACCCCCGCCGCAGCGCGTGAGACCTACCGGGTCCTGGAAGACATCCACCTTGTGACCGGGCCCCGCAAGAGCGATCCCCCGCTCCAGGTACGCCGGATCCTGGTGCACTCCACCGGCAACGCCAAAGGCCAGCAGCGGGCCCGCGAGAAACGCCTGGCCAAGGCCCGCGAAGACCTCGACAAGCTCCAGCACTCTGCCGGCGGCCGCTACTACAGCACCGCAGAGAAGATCGCCGCACGCCTCGGCGTGATCACCCGCACCCGCCGGGTCTCCGGCTGCCTGCACACCGAGATCACCACCGACGAAACCGGACGGCCCGCCCTGTCCTGGCACTTCGATCAGGACGTGCTCCAGGCCGAAGCCGCCGTCGACGGCTGGTACGCGCTGCTGGCCACCCTCACCCCCGAACAGGCCGATCCCGGCGAAGTACTACGCCGCCACAAAGGCCAGGGCACCGTCGAGCGCCGATACAGCGACTTCAAGGGCCCCCTGGCCGTCACCCCTGTCTTCGTGCAGGACAACAAACGCGTCGCCGCACTGATCACAGTGATCTGCCTGGCCCTGCTGCTGTTCTGCCTGATCGAACGCCAGGTCCGCCGAGCCCTCGGCGGCGACCAGAAGATGCAGGGGCTCTACCCCGGCAACCAGAGGGTGCGGCCCACCGGCCGGATGATCCTCTACCACCTGTCCGACCTGCGGCTACGGGTCGGCAGCGCCACCGACCCACCCGTCATCGCCATCACCCGGGGCATCCAGCTCCACCTCCTCGACCTCCTCGGCCTGGAACCCACACATCCCCGCTGGCCAGAGACCTGA
- a CDS encoding MFS transporter — translation MYLSTSRAADIAGDTPAPKGPLRAVPGTVFALGLVSLVTDVSAEMVTAVLPLYLMAGLGMSPLAFGALDGLHQGATALLRLAGGRIADRTHRRKLVAGTGYALSAVCKAALLAVTTPWSVAAVLAADRTGKGLRTAPRDALISLSVPPEEQGRAFGVHRALDTAGALLGPLAAFGVLWVAVDGYEAVFTVSCCVAVLGVVLLALFVREAPAPAPAPAPAAPRAALPPVRTLLRLSGLRRLCLTAAVLGLFTVGDAFLYLLLQRRLDLSAAYFPLLPVGTAAVFLLAALPVGRLADRLGRRRVFLGGHVLLLGACLVLLAPLPAGAPLAAGVLALLGLFYAATDGVLMAAAGPLLPAELRTTGLAALQTAQALARFAGSLLFGAAWTLWGPGQALGLAAGGLLLSLAAVAVSGGPRAGRSS, via the coding sequence GTGTACCTGTCGACCAGCCGGGCCGCGGACATCGCCGGGGACACCCCGGCTCCGAAGGGCCCCCTGCGGGCCGTTCCCGGCACGGTGTTCGCGCTCGGACTGGTCAGCCTGGTCACGGACGTCTCCGCGGAGATGGTCACCGCGGTCCTGCCGCTGTACCTGATGGCCGGACTCGGCATGTCCCCGCTCGCGTTCGGCGCCCTGGACGGGCTTCACCAGGGCGCCACCGCGCTGCTGCGCCTCGCGGGCGGCCGGATCGCCGACCGCACCCACCGCCGCAAGCTCGTCGCGGGCACCGGCTACGCGCTCTCCGCCGTGTGCAAGGCCGCCCTGCTCGCCGTCACCACCCCCTGGTCGGTCGCCGCGGTGCTGGCCGCCGACCGGACCGGCAAGGGCCTGCGCACCGCCCCGCGCGACGCGCTGATCTCGCTGTCCGTGCCGCCGGAGGAGCAGGGCCGCGCCTTCGGGGTGCACCGCGCGCTGGACACGGCGGGGGCGCTGCTGGGGCCGCTGGCCGCGTTCGGGGTGCTGTGGGTGGCGGTGGACGGGTACGAGGCCGTGTTCACCGTGAGCTGCTGCGTCGCCGTGCTGGGGGTGGTGCTGCTCGCGCTCTTCGTACGGGAGGCCCCCGCACCCGCCCCTGCTCCCGCCCCGGCCGCGCCCCGGGCCGCGCTGCCCCCCGTACGCACCCTGCTACGGCTCTCCGGCCTGCGGCGGCTGTGCCTGACGGCCGCCGTGCTCGGCCTGTTCACCGTCGGCGACGCCTTCCTCTACTTGTTGCTCCAGCGCCGGCTCGACCTGTCCGCCGCGTACTTTCCGCTGCTGCCGGTGGGCACGGCGGCCGTGTTCCTGCTGGCCGCGCTGCCCGTGGGCCGGCTCGCCGACCGGCTGGGGCGCCGCCGGGTCTTCCTCGGCGGGCACGTGCTGCTGCTCGGCGCCTGCCTGGTGCTCCTGGCCCCGCTACCCGCCGGGGCGCCGCTGGCCGCGGGCGTACTCGCCCTGCTCGGCCTGTTCTACGCGGCCACCGACGGGGTGCTGATGGCCGCCGCCGGGCCGCTGCTCCCGGCCGAGCTGCGCACCACCGGGCTCGCGGCGCTCCAAACCGCGCAGGCGCTGGCCCGGTTCGCGGGTTCCCTGCTCTTCGGGGCGGCCTGGACCCTGTGGGGGCCGGGTCAGGCGCTGGGCCTGGCGGCGGGCGGGCTGCTGCTGTCCCTGGCGGCGGTCGCCGTGTCCGGCGGGCCGCGGGCGGGGCGGTCGTCGTAG
- a CDS encoding SDR family oxidoreductase translates to MPETQRTLEGRVALVAGATRGAGRGIAVQLGAQGATVYVSGRSTAGRRSEYDRPETIEETAGLVTAAGGRGIAVVADHLVPAEVEALVRRIDTEQGRLDVLVNDVWGGERLFEWDSTVWEHDLDNGLRLMRLAVETHAVTSHFALPLMLREPGGLVVEMTDGTAEYNASRYRVSFFYDIAKSSVLRMAFALGHELGPRGVTAVALTPGWLRSEMMLDNFGVTEENWRDALAKVPHFAISETPSYVGRAVAALAADPEVARWNGQSLSSGQLARVYGFTDLDGSRPDAWRYMVEVQDPDRPADTTGYR, encoded by the coding sequence ATGCCGGAAACACAGCGGACTCTCGAAGGCAGGGTGGCCCTCGTGGCCGGGGCGACACGGGGCGCGGGCCGCGGCATCGCGGTCCAACTGGGCGCACAGGGCGCGACGGTGTACGTGTCCGGGCGGAGCACCGCCGGCCGCCGCTCGGAGTACGACCGCCCCGAGACGATCGAGGAGACCGCCGGGCTGGTCACGGCGGCGGGCGGCCGGGGCATCGCGGTGGTCGCCGACCATCTCGTGCCGGCCGAGGTGGAGGCGCTGGTGCGGCGGATCGACACCGAGCAGGGCCGGCTCGACGTCCTGGTCAACGACGTCTGGGGCGGGGAACGGCTCTTCGAATGGGACAGCACGGTCTGGGAGCACGACCTGGACAACGGGCTGCGGCTGATGCGGCTGGCGGTGGAGACCCACGCCGTCACCAGCCATTTCGCACTGCCGCTGATGCTGCGCGAGCCGGGCGGCCTGGTGGTGGAGATGACGGACGGCACGGCCGAGTACAACGCGAGCCGCTACCGGGTCTCCTTCTTCTACGACATCGCCAAGTCCTCCGTCCTGCGCATGGCGTTCGCGCTGGGGCACGAACTGGGGCCGCGCGGGGTCACGGCGGTGGCGCTGACCCCGGGCTGGCTTCGCTCGGAGATGATGCTGGACAACTTCGGTGTGACGGAGGAGAACTGGCGGGACGCCCTGGCCAAGGTCCCGCACTTCGCGATCTCCGAGACCCCGTCGTACGTGGGCCGGGCGGTCGCGGCGCTCGCCGCGGACCCGGAGGTGGCGCGCTGGAACGGGCAGTCCCTCTCGAGCGGGCAGCTCGCGCGCGTCTACGGCTTCACGGACCTCGACGGCAGCCGCCCGGACGCCTGGCGCTACATGGTCGAGGTCCAGGACCCGGACCGCCCGGCGGACACCACCGGCTACCGCTAG
- a CDS encoding IS701 family transposase: MESWSEGVAGLHARFGHRFGRSEPRDRALDYMTGLLAPLEKKNGWTLAEQVGQLRPDGVQRLLNHSEWDENAVRDDVRDFVVETIGAKDGVLIGDDTGFLKKGTRSAGVQRQYSGTAGRTENCQIGTFLAYASAKGRALIDRELYVPKSWTDDRDRCRAAGIDDTVPFATKIEHLKWMLQRAIDAAVPFAWVTADEAYGQVKHFRAWLEERQAAYVLATKVNDTVITADGRDARVDELIAALPKQAWKRISAGAGAHGQRIYHWARVAIRPTWEGGSGHWVLARRNLSDPTDIAYYVCYGPVTSRLKDLVRTAGARWAVEECFQTAKGECGLDHYQVRLYRAWYRHITLAMAVLAYLTAIRAAEAAKGAAEMTSKTSYPSASRRSAG; encoded by the coding sequence ATCGAGTCGTGGTCCGAGGGTGTAGCGGGGTTGCATGCCCGGTTCGGGCATCGTTTTGGCAGGTCGGAGCCACGTGATCGGGCTCTGGACTACATGACGGGCCTGCTTGCGCCGCTAGAGAAGAAGAACGGGTGGACGCTGGCCGAGCAGGTCGGCCAGCTCCGCCCGGACGGTGTGCAACGCCTGCTCAACCACTCCGAATGGGACGAGAACGCGGTCCGCGACGATGTCCGGGACTTCGTCGTGGAGACCATCGGCGCCAAGGATGGCGTGCTCATCGGGGACGACACCGGGTTCCTGAAGAAGGGCACCAGGTCAGCAGGGGTCCAGCGGCAGTATTCCGGCACCGCCGGCCGCACCGAGAACTGCCAGATCGGCACCTTCCTCGCCTACGCATCCGCCAAAGGGCGGGCGCTGATCGACCGGGAACTCTACGTCCCGAAGTCCTGGACGGACGACCGCGACCGCTGCCGGGCAGCCGGAATCGACGACACCGTGCCGTTCGCCACGAAGATCGAGCACCTCAAGTGGATGCTGCAACGCGCCATCGACGCGGCTGTTCCCTTCGCCTGGGTGACCGCGGACGAGGCATACGGGCAGGTCAAACACTTCCGCGCCTGGCTGGAAGAACGCCAGGCCGCGTATGTGCTGGCCACCAAGGTCAACGACACCGTGATCACCGCCGACGGCCGCGACGCCCGCGTCGACGAGCTGATCGCGGCCCTGCCGAAGCAGGCATGGAAGCGGATCTCCGCCGGAGCAGGCGCCCACGGCCAGCGGATCTACCACTGGGCCCGCGTCGCGATCCGGCCCACCTGGGAGGGCGGATCCGGGCACTGGGTGCTCGCCCGCCGCAACCTGTCCGACCCCACCGACATCGCCTACTACGTCTGCTACGGCCCCGTCACTTCCCGGCTGAAAGACCTGGTCAGGACCGCCGGAGCCAGGTGGGCGGTGGAGGAATGCTTCCAGACCGCGAAGGGTGAATGCGGGCTCGACCACTACCAGGTGCGGCTCTACCGGGCCTGGTACCGGCACATCACCCTCGCCATGGCCGTCCTGGCCTACCTCACGGCCATCCGTGCCGCAGAAGCCGCAAAAGGGGCAGCGGAGATGACGAGCAAGACCTCATACCCCTCAGCGTCCCGGAGATCCGCCGGATGA
- a CDS encoding 3-hydroxybutyrate dehydrogenase, with protein sequence MTSQFHATPGSFAHGGVGVDLSGRTALVTGGASGIGRACAQALAEAGALVHVVDLDSGAARAVATAVDGRPHTVDLADAEAVRALPDEVDILVNSAGLQHVAPIEHFPPARFELIQKVMVTAPFLLIRQCLPHMYAGGWGRVVNISSVHGLRASAFKSAYVAAKHGLEGLSKVTALEGAPHGVTSNCINPGYVRTPLVEHQIASQAAAHGVAPEDVVTDVLLERTAIKRLIEPEEVAAVAVWLCGPLTGYITGASLPVDGGWGAH encoded by the coding sequence ATGACGAGCCAATTTCACGCAACTCCCGGATCCTTCGCGCACGGTGGCGTCGGCGTGGACCTCTCGGGGCGCACCGCCCTGGTGACCGGGGGTGCCAGCGGTATCGGGCGGGCCTGTGCGCAGGCGCTGGCAGAGGCCGGGGCCCTGGTGCACGTGGTGGACCTCGACTCCGGGGCGGCCAGGGCCGTGGCGACGGCCGTCGACGGCCGTCCGCACACCGTGGACCTCGCCGACGCCGAGGCGGTGCGCGCGCTCCCGGATGAGGTCGACATCCTGGTCAACAGCGCCGGGCTGCAGCACGTGGCGCCCATCGAGCACTTCCCGCCGGCCCGGTTCGAGCTGATCCAGAAGGTGATGGTCACCGCACCGTTCCTGCTGATCCGGCAGTGCCTGCCGCACATGTACGCGGGCGGCTGGGGCCGGGTGGTGAACATCTCCAGTGTGCACGGCCTGCGGGCCAGCGCCTTCAAGTCCGCCTACGTCGCCGCCAAGCACGGCCTGGAGGGGCTGAGCAAGGTCACCGCCCTCGAGGGCGCCCCGCACGGGGTGACCAGCAACTGCATCAACCCCGGCTACGTTCGCACCCCGCTGGTCGAGCACCAGATCGCCTCGCAGGCCGCCGCCCACGGCGTCGCCCCCGAGGACGTCGTCACGGACGTACTGCTGGAACGTACCGCGATCAAGCGGCTGATCGAGCCGGAAGAGGTGGCCGCGGTGGCGGTGTGGCTCTGCGGTCCGCTCACCGGCTACATCACCGGCGCCTCGCTCCCCGTCGACGGCGGCTGGGGCGCGCACTGA
- a CDS encoding peptidoglycan recognition protein family protein: MTHRKPKPRLMSRRTAMVCTSGGLIATALGVVVDSSGDPGPGRTDAQDERGAGPTAETAPERGQAWMPDATHKPLTVNFTPGGIREMRGLVLHVQEGENSLHERFSDPSVECSSHFWVSQAGEIEQYVSAHDRAWVQAAGNPSWLSVETSGFARRPLTALQVDAVARIYAWGIAQHGWPLEPASTPLGRGFGIHSMGGRDWGGHACPGPLRSAQTGEMLSAVRARYPR; the protein is encoded by the coding sequence ATGACCCACCGCAAACCGAAGCCACGGCTGATGTCGCGCCGCACTGCCATGGTCTGCACCAGCGGCGGACTCATCGCCACGGCTCTGGGCGTCGTCGTCGACTCCAGTGGGGACCCCGGCCCAGGCCGAACGGATGCGCAGGACGAGCGTGGGGCAGGGCCAACCGCCGAAACGGCTCCCGAACGGGGGCAGGCGTGGATGCCGGACGCCACCCACAAGCCGCTGACGGTGAACTTCACTCCGGGCGGGATCAGGGAGATGCGGGGCCTGGTCCTGCACGTGCAGGAGGGCGAGAACTCGCTCCACGAGCGCTTCAGCGACCCCTCGGTGGAGTGTTCCTCACACTTCTGGGTCTCGCAGGCCGGCGAGATCGAGCAGTACGTCTCCGCGCACGACCGGGCCTGGGTGCAGGCTGCCGGGAACCCGTCGTGGCTCTCGGTGGAGACCTCGGGATTCGCGCGTCGACCGCTCACCGCGCTGCAGGTGGACGCCGTCGCCCGGATCTACGCCTGGGGCATCGCGCAGCACGGGTGGCCGCTCGAGCCCGCCTCCACACCGCTGGGCCGGGGGTTCGGCATCCACAGCATGGGCGGCCGGGACTGGGGCGGTCACGCATGCCCCGGCCCCCTGCGGTCCGCCCAGACGGGGGAGATGCTCAGCGCGGTCCGTGCGAGGTATCCCCGGTAG